A DNA window from Chitinibacter fontanus contains the following coding sequences:
- a CDS encoding PilT/PilU family type 4a pilus ATPase, translating into MSPEQALKTMHDLLRMMIQHKASDLFISDDFPPAMKINGKMTPVGQQKLNAAATRALAYALMRPDQVAEFEGEFECNFAISPEGIGRFRVNVFMQQEKVGMVLRTITSKIPNFDEMGLPKVLKEVMMSKRGLVLLVGGTGSGKSTTMAAMIDYRNEHSHGHIITIEDPVEYLHKNKNCLVTHREVGRDTKGWFSALKNTLRQAPDVILIGEIRDRETMEYAMNFAETGHLCMGTLHANSSNQALERIVNFFPEERHPQLYMDLSLNMRGIISQRLVPTPDGKGRCAAIEILLNTPLVADLIFKGDVGGVKTAMQKSRELGMQTFDMALFDLYEAGKISMEEALKNADSLNELRLNIKLNSQHHRKEEHSSGLDHLSLEVHEEPETESTDVEGNTAG; encoded by the coding sequence ATGAGCCCAGAACAAGCCCTAAAAACCATGCATGATTTGCTGCGCATGATGATTCAACACAAAGCGTCCGATTTATTTATCTCCGATGATTTTCCACCCGCAATGAAAATCAACGGGAAGATGACGCCGGTGGGGCAGCAAAAACTCAACGCAGCGGCAACTCGCGCCTTGGCTTATGCGCTGATGCGGCCCGATCAGGTGGCTGAGTTTGAGGGCGAATTTGAGTGCAATTTTGCGATTAGCCCCGAAGGCATCGGTCGCTTTCGCGTGAATGTGTTTATGCAGCAGGAAAAAGTGGGCATGGTGTTGCGCACGATTACCAGCAAGATTCCAAACTTCGACGAGATGGGCCTGCCCAAAGTATTAAAAGAAGTGATGATGAGTAAGCGCGGGCTGGTGCTGCTGGTCGGTGGTACCGGCTCGGGTAAATCGACGACGATGGCGGCGATGATTGATTACCGCAACGAGCACAGCCACGGCCACATCATCACAATTGAAGATCCGGTTGAGTATCTGCATAAGAATAAAAATTGTCTGGTGACGCATCGCGAAGTAGGGCGTGACACCAAGGGCTGGTTTAGCGCGCTAAAAAATACGCTGCGCCAAGCGCCCGATGTGATTTTGATTGGTGAGATTCGCGATCGTGAAACGATGGAATACGCGATGAACTTCGCCGAAACCGGCCACCTATGCATGGGCACGCTGCATGCCAATAGCTCTAATCAGGCGCTCGAACGCATCGTTAATTTTTTCCCCGAAGAGCGCCATCCGCAGCTGTATATGGATTTATCGCTCAATATGCGCGGCATCATTTCGCAACGACTGGTGCCAACGCCCGATGGCAAAGGGCGCTGCGCGGCGATCGAGATTTTACTAAATACGCCCCTGGTGGCCGACTTAATTTTCAAAGGCGATGTTGGTGGCGTGAAAACCGCAATGCAAAAATCGCGCGAGCTGGGCATGCAAACCTTTGATATGGCGCTATTTGACTTGTATGAGGCGGGTAAAATCAGCATGGAAGAAGCGCTGAAAAATGCCGATTCACTCAATGAATTGCGGCTCAATATCAAGCTCAATAGCCAGCATCACCGCAAAGAGGAACACAGCAGCGGCTTGGATCATTTGTCACTGGAGGTGCACGAAGAGCCGGAAACGGAGTCGACCGATGTCGAGGGTAACACTGCTGGCTAG
- a CDS encoding TetR/AcrR family transcriptional regulator → MTTEHQSMRQHILDVAKPIILGKGFSAVGLNEILTAANVPKGSFYHYFKSKEAFGAALLDSYFEDYFGRLEVMLAPNSENAAQRMVAYWTRWLETQAGDCCEEKCLTVKLAGEVSDLSEAMRDSLRRGTDQLITRLAQCINEGITDGSLARDLNATQVAETLYQMWLGATLLAKVRRENSSLMCAMQSTLKILQLATP, encoded by the coding sequence ATGACGACTGAACACCAATCAATGCGCCAGCACATTCTGGATGTAGCCAAACCCATCATCCTTGGCAAAGGCTTTTCTGCTGTAGGCCTCAATGAGATTTTGACTGCCGCCAACGTGCCTAAAGGCTCGTTTTACCATTACTTCAAATCCAAAGAAGCCTTTGGTGCGGCATTACTTGACTCATACTTTGAAGATTATTTTGGCCGATTGGAAGTCATGCTGGCACCCAATAGCGAAAATGCCGCGCAGCGAATGGTAGCCTACTGGACCCGCTGGCTGGAAACCCAAGCCGGCGACTGCTGCGAAGAAAAATGCCTCACCGTCAAGCTGGCTGGTGAAGTATCAGATTTATCGGAAGCGATGCGCGACAGCCTGCGCCGTGGCACCGACCAACTGATCACCCGCTTGGCCCAATGCATCAACGAGGGGATCACCGATGGCTCATTGGCCCGCGATCTGAATGCCACCCAAGTGGCCGAAACCTTGTATCAAATGTGGCTGGGTGCCACCTTGCTCGCCAAAGTACGGCGTGAAAATAGCTCGCTGATGTGTGCCATGCAAAGCACCCTTAAAATTTTGCAATTAGCTACTCCGTAA
- a CDS encoding iron-containing alcohol dehydrogenase, whose protein sequence is MFNFEFHNPTKIVFGTDTIAKLDQLVPANARVLILLGGESARKNGTLAEVRVALGAREVQEFNGIEPNPSYETLMQAVELIRREKLDYLLAVGGGSVIDGTKFVAAAVPFVGEPWDILTTHGQVVTAALPFGSVLTLPATGSEMNNGSVITRKASHSKLAFMSTHVFPQFSILDPTKTLTLPTRQIANGVVDAYVHIVEQYLTYPANGMVQDRFAEGLLLSLIELGPKVLATPNDYDLRANLMWIATQALNGLIGAGVPQDWSTHMIGHELTALYDIDHARTLAIVLPANLHVRRTSKHAKLLQYAERVWGIRDGSDEQRIDAAIAKTAEFFEAMGIKTKLADYELDQSAVDAVVAQLEKHGMTAIGEHGDLTPEVARQILTAAR, encoded by the coding sequence ATGTTTAATTTTGAATTTCATAACCCCACCAAAATCGTTTTCGGTACCGACACCATCGCCAAACTTGACCAGCTGGTTCCAGCCAATGCCCGCGTATTGATACTGCTCGGCGGCGAAAGTGCGCGTAAAAACGGCACGCTCGCTGAAGTGCGCGTAGCGCTGGGCGCACGTGAAGTGCAGGAATTCAATGGTATTGAACCCAACCCAAGCTACGAAACCTTGATGCAAGCGGTTGAGCTAATCCGCCGCGAAAAACTCGACTACCTGCTCGCAGTGGGTGGCGGCTCGGTGATCGACGGCACCAAATTTGTCGCCGCCGCCGTGCCATTTGTCGGCGAGCCGTGGGATATTCTCACCACGCACGGCCAAGTGGTAACGGCAGCATTGCCATTTGGTTCGGTGCTCACCTTGCCCGCCACTGGCTCGGAAATGAATAATGGCTCGGTGATTACCCGCAAAGCCAGCCACAGCAAATTGGCGTTTATGAGCACGCACGTGTTCCCGCAATTTTCAATTCTAGACCCGACCAAAACGCTAACCTTGCCAACGCGTCAAATCGCCAACGGCGTCGTCGATGCCTATGTGCACATCGTCGAGCAATACCTCACCTACCCCGCCAACGGCATGGTGCAAGATCGTTTTGCCGAAGGCCTATTGTTGTCCCTAATCGAGCTTGGCCCTAAAGTACTCGCCACACCAAACGATTACGATTTACGCGCCAACCTGATGTGGATCGCCACGCAAGCGCTGAACGGACTGATCGGCGCGGGTGTTCCGCAAGATTGGTCTACGCACATGATCGGCCACGAGCTCACTGCGCTGTACGACATCGACCACGCCCGCACCTTGGCCATCGTCTTGCCCGCCAATTTGCACGTCCGCCGCACCAGCAAACACGCCAAATTGCTGCAATACGCTGAGCGCGTATGGGGCATTCGTGATGGTAGTGACGAACAACGCATCGACGCAGCGATCGCCAAAACCGCTGAATTCTTTGAAGCGATGGGCATCAAAACCAAATTGGCCGATTACGAACTCGACCAATCCGCAGTCGATGCCGTGGTCGCTCAACTAGAAAAACACGGCATGACCGCCATTGGTGAACACGGCGACCTCACCCCAGAAGTCGCCCGCCAAATCCTCACCGCAGCACGCTAA
- a CDS encoding SMI1/KNR4 family protein has protein sequence MTVLYNGSCEEGVVSNIESVLGIDFPRCYFDFLLRHNGLKITNGDYVDIPLEKVDNGFISFYCLYGCAMENENLDLLCINNEVLDDLVSVDRKIVIGEDGGGNFYVLTADEGGDKIYYWDRTHLHSGVNYSEDISEVDECGGLYLVAKSFDDFYLSIINNVKSN, from the coding sequence ATGACGGTATTGTATAATGGAAGTTGTGAAGAAGGTGTTGTCAGTAATATTGAGTCGGTATTGGGAATTGATTTTCCGAGATGCTACTTTGATTTCTTATTGAGGCATAATGGTTTAAAAATAACAAATGGTGATTATGTCGATATTCCGCTGGAAAAAGTGGATAACGGGTTTATCTCTTTCTATTGCTTGTATGGGTGTGCTATGGAAAATGAGAACCTAGACTTGCTTTGCATAAATAATGAAGTATTGGATGATTTGGTTAGTGTTGATAGAAAAATAGTTATTGGCGAAGATGGAGGTGGAAATTTCTATGTGTTAACTGCCGATGAGGGTGGGGATAAAATATACTATTGGGATAGGACTCACTTGCATTCGGGTGTTAACTATAGTGAGGATATTTCTGAGGTTGATGAGTGCGGTGGCTTGTATTTGGTTGCTAAATCATTTGATGATTTTTACTTGTCTATTATTAATAATGTTAAGTCAAATTGA
- a CDS encoding DUF4265 domain-containing protein has product MVDKELECIVSVLAGHNANGPVREELPALDLGNGKFKLLISPGLTLNLAKSDVISLHDSDSPAEVIKRGGNFAIQIYTDSLEPNVLENLVSNVEERLGGTKDAFDCGVLVFSVPFSSGLDNIREVFDEFTEASGVAWYYGNIYKNFQDPDDETLLDWWG; this is encoded by the coding sequence ATGGTAGATAAAGAATTAGAATGTATAGTATCCGTTTTAGCTGGCCACAACGCGAATGGCCCAGTAAGAGAGGAGTTGCCCGCATTAGATCTTGGAAATGGGAAATTTAAACTTCTAATATCGCCGGGGCTAACCTTAAACTTAGCAAAAAGTGATGTAATTTCCTTGCATGATAGCGATTCCCCTGCTGAGGTTATTAAACGGGGTGGGAACTTTGCAATACAGATCTACACAGATTCTCTTGAGCCTAATGTTTTGGAGAATTTAGTATCCAATGTGGAAGAAAGGCTTGGCGGAACGAAAGACGCATTTGACTGTGGCGTGCTTGTATTTTCTGTACCATTTTCTTCAGGATTGGATAATATCCGTGAAGTATTCGATGAATTTACCGAGGCTTCAGGAGTTGCATGGTATTACGGAAATATCTATAAAAATTTCCAAGATCCAGATGATGAGACATTATTGGATTGGTGGGGGTAG
- a CDS encoding RHS repeat domain-containing protein, with protein MGDDVFGRRIGKRHNGQTTTFVWDGDVIALEQTAEQTRHYLFEAGSFVPLAQVVEKDGGSNTAYYYVDHLGTPQLFTGADGEVAWSAEYKAWGAAKAVNSQAANSAGIDNPIRFQGQYFDAESGLHYNRHRYYDPEIGRFISSDPIGLLGGLNTHAYAPNPVEWIDPLGLVKKKPSVYAKKDGEGATPAEIQASKLGGGNRKGQQDCREKLLNQNTTGVYRCWRCGHTSTNPDDMHLGHKNVPTAKGGNLADLNVELEDAACNLSAGSSGYVKEGISCVERGSCGAPYGR; from the coding sequence TTGGGGGACGACGTCTTCGGCCGCCGCATCGGCAAACGCCACAATGGCCAGACGACGACCTTTGTCTGGGATGGCGACGTCATCGCGCTGGAGCAAACCGCCGAGCAGACGCGGCATTATCTATTTGAAGCGGGCAGCTTTGTGCCGCTGGCGCAGGTGGTGGAAAAAGATGGTGGGAGTAACACCGCTTACTATTACGTCGACCACCTCGGCACGCCGCAACTCTTTACCGGCGCAGACGGCGAAGTGGCGTGGAGCGCCGAGTACAAAGCGTGGGGTGCAGCCAAAGCGGTCAACTCGCAAGCTGCAAACAGCGCCGGCATCGACAACCCGATTCGCTTCCAAGGCCAATACTTCGACGCCGAATCCGGTTTACACTACAACCGCCACCGCTACTACGACCCGGAAATCGGGCGGTTTATTTCGTCGGACCCGATTGGTTTGCTGGGCGGATTAAATACCCATGCCTATGCGCCGAATCCGGTGGAGTGGATTGATCCGCTTGGACTAGTAAAAAAGAAACCTTCGGTTTACGCAAAAAAAGATGGGGAAGGGGCCACTCCTGCTGAAATTCAAGCTAGTAAGCTTGGAGGTGGTAACAGAAAAGGCCAGCAGGATTGTCGAGAAAAATTATTAAACCAGAATACAACGGGAGTATATCGTTGCTGGCGCTGTGGTCATACATCAACTAATCCTGATGATATGCATTTAGGTCATAAAAATGTACCAACAGCAAAAGGTGGGAACTTGGCGGACCTAAATGTGGAACTAGAAGATGCTGCATGTAACTTGAGTGCGGGAAGTAGTGGTTACGTGAAAGAAGGAATATCTTGTGTTGAACGAGGTAGTTGTGGAGCGCCCTATGGTAGATAA
- a CDS encoding RHS repeat-associated core domain-containing protein codes for MGSTYGPNRDTMTSESSGAGYLANANETQKIMREYALLPLKGAQLPKDVQANINGFDQWIRSLTGGKLTLSDLEMVMSAVPVLGNLLAAADVLTGLYELSQKQDEANLVEWFGIGIDALGVIPAPGLATTRIAMRPVLGLARQAIAHHKGDIAEAVLTVVVNHLLTDLKLADKVEKAVDDLAAELKPLLQDVCGFLNDLLEQFATFLHQIATGHLGIYRPAGRAKYQPGRNFRSPEQEKGFFASVLSFHARAQMAVVNSALQLALTDAMQAELLGIARYLRQDIKPQINQRIMALAEAGTKGSIAWLLKTISERLLHRKGRVKATGAANTNGRSVVEYRHVDASIEKQRKLQPVKRNPNACKVCPTGKPGTNGQVGGAVQLGLGNETFSHTDFVLPGVMPVVWTRSYNSRLTRFDDGMLGARWLTPFHTRFELQDAELIHIDAQGRELDYPLLKVGEHHQDRSEGLMLSRLDEKLLSVTRGHELLELYELRGERFLLSLLRDRAGNQIVLDYDAAGRMTRLRSGDGPWVLVQTDAAGRIEKLTQTAVGDTPARVLAQYRYDDAGDLIAATDENGHQREYRYQNHLVTRYTDRTGRGMNLEWNGREATARVIREYADDGSSELLLEYVEHLRLTIVTNGLGHPTYYYMDESGYPYRTVYPDGGEEWLLRDDHKNLLQHIHSDGSQESFVYDERDNLIEHVRADASIVRMQYDDKDQLIKITDPNGEEWLREFDAKGNLVKETDPLGHCTQYAYNAQGLPVEIKDAKGGSKKLAYTDTGLLLSYTDCSSKTSRWTYDERGRIKAAQDAAGGITRYQYGHAGQLEKVIQPDTTEIKLEYDAEGRLLTHIDALDRTTRYAYDKAGRISGRTDAAGQQLNYAYDKLNQLITLTNENRESYRFEYDVVGRLLRERDFAQRETQYQYDAGSGRLAQINEAGQITTLAYDNAGRLIERASGTSRERFKYDAFGRIYAAKNQFSECRFQFDAVGNLVGETHDYRLFGQRQQYTWAHEYDALGNRIASIRPDGQRTDWLTYGSGHVHGVLWNGQEIASFERDNLHREVSRTLGNQLAATQQYDKMGRLTQQTLAGKTSQTRSYQYDAVGQLLGINDSRSGVTSYRYDPVGRLIAAASPHSKETFACDPASNIVNTNGSIASQVNSNNLPGNIPTIVGNLLKEYAGTHFKYDARGNLIEKQQGAQVQKLAWDGFNRLAALETPNGKTEYAYDVFGRRIAKRHNGQTTTFVWDGDVIALEKTADHTRHYLFEAGSFVPLAQVVEKDGGSNTAYYHVDHLGTPQLLTDAEGEIAWQAEYKAWGEAKAVISQAAQSVGIDNPIRFQGQYFDAESGLHYNRHRYYDPETGRFISSDPIGLLGGLNTHAYAPNPVGWVDPIGLTRTANRPGGYKKHDVDPHGNLSPACNRAAGHKNTRSDNFIQSHHPVQDEWAKQNVNGYSSKDAPAVLLPSNSGASHAKISAAQRAYRSQLDASPGGRWGSTSIRDEFQFGYKSMIDAGVPPEIAKKSIKDSYKYFDCLGAFK; via the coding sequence ATGGGATCAACCTACGGCCCCAATCGCGATACCATGACTTCAGAGTCTAGTGGTGCTGGCTATCTCGCTAATGCGAACGAAACCCAAAAGATCATGCGCGAGTATGCGCTGCTGCCCTTAAAGGGGGCGCAACTTCCAAAAGATGTGCAAGCCAATATTAATGGTTTTGACCAGTGGATAAGGAGTTTAACCGGTGGAAAGCTGACACTGAGTGACCTGGAAATGGTCATGTCGGCGGTTCCGGTGCTCGGTAACCTATTGGCAGCAGCAGATGTACTTACTGGATTATATGAGCTGTCGCAAAAACAAGACGAAGCCAATTTAGTTGAGTGGTTTGGGATAGGGATTGATGCCCTTGGGGTGATTCCAGCCCCAGGCTTAGCTACCACCCGAATTGCCATGCGTCCAGTTCTTGGTTTGGCTCGACAAGCTATTGCTCATCATAAAGGGGATATTGCCGAAGCAGTTTTAACAGTGGTCGTGAACCATTTGCTAACAGATTTAAAGCTGGCCGATAAGGTTGAAAAAGCGGTAGATGATCTCGCTGCCGAGCTCAAGCCTTTATTGCAAGATGTGTGCGGCTTTCTGAATGATCTCTTAGAGCAATTTGCAACCTTTTTGCATCAGATAGCAACAGGTCATCTAGGTATATACCGTCCGGCTGGTCGGGCAAAGTATCAACCTGGGCGGAATTTTCGCTCTCCGGAACAAGAAAAGGGGTTTTTTGCCTCTGTTTTAAGTTTCCATGCTCGCGCACAAATGGCAGTCGTGAATTCAGCATTACAGTTGGCTTTAACGGATGCTATGCAAGCCGAATTGCTGGGGATTGCGCGCTATTTACGCCAAGACATTAAGCCGCAAATTAATCAACGAATAATGGCTTTGGCTGAGGCCGGCACTAAAGGCAGTATTGCTTGGTTACTGAAAACGATCAGTGAACGGTTGCTACATCGCAAAGGTCGGGTCAAAGCCACAGGTGCGGCAAATACAAATGGCCGCAGTGTAGTTGAATACCGTCATGTCGATGCGTCGATTGAAAAACAGCGAAAACTACAACCCGTAAAACGAAATCCGAATGCGTGCAAGGTCTGTCCTACTGGCAAGCCTGGCACTAATGGACAAGTTGGCGGAGCCGTTCAACTCGGCTTGGGTAATGAAACATTTAGCCATACCGATTTTGTATTACCTGGCGTGATGCCGGTGGTTTGGACGCGTAGTTATAACTCGCGTCTCACCCGGTTTGACGACGGCATGCTCGGTGCCCGCTGGCTGACACCTTTTCATACCCGCTTTGAGTTGCAAGATGCCGAGCTGATTCATATCGACGCGCAAGGCCGTGAGCTGGATTATCCTCTGCTTAAAGTCGGCGAGCATCATCAAGATCGTAGCGAAGGGCTGATGCTGAGCCGCTTGGATGAAAAGCTGCTATCAGTAACGCGCGGACATGAATTGCTTGAGTTGTATGAGCTGCGTGGCGAGCGATTCTTACTGTCTTTACTGCGCGATCGTGCAGGTAATCAGATCGTCCTTGATTATGATGCGGCAGGGCGGATGACGCGTTTGCGCAGTGGCGATGGCCCGTGGGTCTTGGTGCAAACCGACGCTGCAGGGCGTATCGAGAAACTAACGCAAACAGCAGTGGGTGATACGCCTGCGCGGGTCTTGGCGCAATATCGCTACGATGATGCTGGCGACCTGATCGCTGCTACAGATGAAAATGGCCATCAGCGCGAATATCGCTATCAAAATCACCTAGTAACGCGCTATACCGACCGCACTGGCCGTGGCATGAATTTGGAGTGGAATGGTCGTGAAGCCACTGCGCGAGTCATTCGCGAATACGCCGATGATGGAAGTAGCGAATTGCTGCTCGAATATGTTGAGCATCTGCGGCTGACGATTGTGACCAACGGGCTTGGTCATCCAACGTATTACTATATGGATGAGTCTGGCTATCCATACCGCACCGTTTATCCTGATGGCGGCGAAGAGTGGCTACTTAGGGACGATCACAAAAATCTATTGCAGCATATTCACTCGGATGGCAGCCAAGAGTCTTTTGTTTATGACGAGCGCGACAATCTCATCGAGCACGTCCGCGCCGATGCCAGCATCGTGCGGATGCAGTATGACGACAAAGATCAACTGATCAAAATCACCGACCCCAACGGCGAGGAGTGGCTGCGCGAATTCGACGCCAAAGGCAATCTGGTTAAAGAAACCGATCCGCTGGGCCATTGCACGCAATACGCCTACAACGCGCAAGGCTTGCCGGTCGAGATTAAAGACGCCAAAGGCGGCAGCAAAAAGCTGGCGTACACCGATACCGGCTTGCTGCTGAGCTATACCGATTGCTCCAGCAAAACCAGCCGCTGGACTTACGACGAGCGCGGTCGCATCAAAGCCGCGCAAGACGCAGCAGGTGGTATTACCCGCTACCAGTATGGACATGCGGGCCAATTAGAAAAAGTCATTCAGCCCGATACCACCGAAATCAAGCTGGAATACGACGCCGAAGGGCGTTTGCTAACGCACATCGATGCGCTCGATCGCACCACGCGCTACGCCTACGACAAAGCGGGCCGCATTAGCGGTCGCACCGATGCCGCTGGCCAGCAGCTCAATTATGCCTACGACAAACTCAATCAGCTCATTACGCTCACCAACGAAAACCGCGAAAGCTATCGTTTTGAATACGACGTGGTTGGCCGCCTGCTGCGCGAGCGCGATTTTGCCCAGCGCGAAACGCAGTACCAATACGATGCCGGCAGCGGCCGCTTGGCGCAAATCAACGAAGCCGGCCAGATCACCACGCTGGCCTACGATAATGCTGGCCGGCTGATTGAGCGCGCCAGCGGCACCAGCCGCGAGCGCTTTAAATACGATGCCTTTGGCCGGATTTACGCTGCCAAAAATCAATTTAGCGAATGCCGCTTCCAATTTGACGCGGTGGGCAATCTGGTCGGGGAAACGCACGATTACCGCCTGTTTGGTCAGCGCCAGCAATACACGTGGGCGCACGAATACGATGCGCTCGGCAATCGCATCGCCAGCATCCGGCCCGACGGCCAGCGCACCGATTGGCTCACCTACGGCAGCGGCCATGTGCATGGCGTGTTGTGGAATGGGCAGGAAATCGCCAGCTTTGAGCGCGATAATCTGCACCGCGAGGTGAGTCGCACGCTCGGCAACCAGCTCGCCGCCACACAGCAATACGACAAAATGGGCCGGCTTACGCAGCAAACGCTGGCGGGCAAAACCAGCCAAACGCGCAGCTATCAGTATGACGCCGTCGGCCAGCTACTCGGCATTAACGACAGCCGCAGCGGCGTGACCAGCTACCGCTATGACCCCGTTGGCCGCCTCATCGCCGCTGCCAGCCCGCATAGCAAAGAGACTTTTGCCTGTGATCCGGCGAGCAATATCGTTAATACCAATGGCAGTATTGCCTCGCAGGTTAATAGTAATAATCTTCCCGGCAATATACCCACCATTGTCGGTAACTTGCTGAAAGAATACGCCGGTACGCATTTCAAGTACGACGCGCGCGGCAATCTGATTGAAAAACAGCAAGGCGCTCAGGTGCAGAAACTGGCGTGGGATGGGTTTAACCGCCTTGCCGCGCTGGAAACGCCGAATGGCAAAACCGAATACGCGTACGACGTCTTCGGCCGCCGTATCGCCAAACGCCACAACGGCCAGACCACGACCTTTGTCTGGGATGGCGATGTCATCGCGCTGGAAAAAACCGCCGATCACACACGCCATTATCTGTTCGAAGCGGGCAGCTTTGTACCGCTGGCTCAGGTGGTGGAAAAAGATGGAGGCAGTAACACCGCCTACTACCACGTCGACCACCTCGGTACGCCGCAACTGCTGACCGACGCCGAGGGCGAAATCGCTTGGCAGGCGGAATACAAAGCATGGGGCGAAGCGAAAGCGGTCATCTCGCAAGCCGCGCAAAGCGTCGGCATCGACAACCCGATCCGCTTCCAAGGCCAATACTTCGACGCCGAATCCGGTTTACACTACAACCGCCACCGCTACTACGACCCAGAAACGGGACGGTTTATTTCGTCTGACCCGATTGGATTGTTGGGTGGATTAAATACCCATGCTTATGCGCCGAATCCGGTGGGTTGGGTTGATCCAATAGGACTAACAAGAACAGCTAATCGTCCAGGTGGATATAAGAAGCACGATGTTGACCCGCATGGGAATTTAAGTCCCGCCTGCAACAGAGCTGCGGGTCATAAAAATACAAGAAGTGACAACTTCATTCAGTCGCATCACCCTGTACAGGATGAATGGGCAAAGCAAAACGTAAATGGATATTCCTCAAAGGATGCACCTGCTGTTTTATTACCTTCGAACAGCGGTGCATCCCATGCAAAAATCTCGGCTGCGCAACGTGCTTATCGGTCTCAGCTCGATGCAAGTCCAGGTGGTCGCTGGGGATCGACTTCAATTCGTGATGAGTTTCAATTTGGATACAAATCAATGATTGATGCTGGCGTTCCTCCTGAGATTGCCAAAAAATCAATCAAAGATAGTTATAAATATTTTGATTGTTTGGGGGCGTTTAAATGA